In one Coccinella septempunctata chromosome 6, icCocSept1.1, whole genome shotgun sequence genomic region, the following are encoded:
- the LOC123314830 gene encoding solute carrier family 46 member 3-like: MSLPNLTNAYSVEFLAKKLDNEENKTFCQKFRYIINNITVEPLLFLLLIPSVMNNLTTLNLNLEKACRVNLQYNSSVCDAMVRRDPTGYEPFQEREAQKLVSTMTAIKMIIVGSYPTILMLFVGSWSDRHGRRKPLILMPILGDLVGTICLYFCAYFFLELSVEWSMMAETIPFALCGTWTCEFLGLYTYVSGLCKDEERTIRIGAVTMCQIISMTLGMMLSGIMIKLLGFKGVYLLSSVLLICSFLYGVIIVKECNIKTAKEKSEVNNSIKEFFSLKHIQSTFKICFKNGANNRRSKMIVLMLLSFMVMGPLYGEYSVTYLYTRLQYNWNEVDFSIYNTIHSVVQVVGGSFALSFFSKYLGIDDAALGMIATVTKICACVVYAFAPTTYIFYIGAFVEVFHSTCHIAMRSIMAKLVPPQELGQSNSVFAIFESITPLLFGPIYTNVYNKTINIFPGSIYMVTSILYLITLYLFFWMYRTNKKDKEENMEQYKKVKQEDGPHEKD; this comes from the exons ATGTCCCTGCCAAATTTGACTAATGCATATAGTGTGGAATTCCTTGCAAAGAAACTtgataatgaagaaaataaGACTTTCTGTCAAAAATTCAGATACATCATAAATAACATTACAGTGGAACCATTGTTGTTCCTCCTGTTGATACCTTCGGTGATGAATAATTTGACAACTTTGAATCTCAATCTGGAAAAAGCCTGCAGAGTAAACTTGCAATATAACAGTTCAGTATGTGACGCTATGGTGAGGAGGGATCCTACCGGATATGAACCCTTCCAAGAGAGAGAAGCTCAAAAGCTGGTATCGACCATGACAGCTATAAAAATGATTATTGTGGGTTCGTATCCAACTATTTTGATGTTATTCGTTGGTTCTTGGAGCGACAGACACGGTCGTAGAAAGCCTTTGATCCTTATGCCCATTCTGGGTGATCTTGTAGGAACAATTTGCCTCTATTTCTGCGCCTACTTTTTCTTAGAATTGTCAGTTGAATGGTCAATGATGGCAGAAACAATACCCTTTGCATTATGTGGCACATGGACTTGTGAGTTCTTAGGATTATATACATATGTCAGTGGTTTATGTAAGGACGAAGAAAGAACCATAAGAATTGGAGCTGTAACTATGTGCCAAATTATTTCCATGACTCTTGGTATGATGTTGAGTGGGATTATGATAAAACTGTTAGGTTTTAAAGGTGTTTATCTCCTATCGTCCGTACTTCTTATATGCTCTTTCTTGTACGGGGTGATCATAGTGAAAGAATGTAACATAAAAACAGCGAAGGAAAAATCTGAAGTGAACAATTCTATAAAAGAGTTTTTTTCCCTGAAGCACATCCAGAGTACATTCAAGATATGCTTCAAAAATGGAGCTAACAATAGAAGATCTAAGATGATAGTATTGATGTTACTGTCTTTCATGGTAATGGGACCTTTGTATG GTGAATATTCCGTAACCTATTTATATACCAGATTGCAGTACAATTGGAATGAAGTAGACTTCAGCATTTACAATACCATCCATTCTGTTGTACAAGTTGTAG GTGGTTCCTTCGCCCTGTCATTTTTCTCGAAGTATTTGGGCATAGACGATGCAGCCTTGGGAATGATTGCAACAGTTACCAAGATCTGCGCATGTGTGGTTTACGCTTTCGCTCCAACtacatatatattttatatag GTGCATTTGTTGAAGTATTCCATAGCACATGTCATATAGCCATGCGATCAATAATGGCAAAACTAGTGCCGCCTCAAGAGTTGGGACAGTCTAATTCAGTTTTTGCCATTTTCGAGTCCATTACACCCCTGTTGTTTGGACCAATCTATACTAATGTGTACAATAAAACGATCAATATTTTTCCTGGCTCCATTTATATGGTTACGTCGATTTTGTATTTGATCACCTTGTACCTGTTCTT TTGGATGTACAGAACAAATAAAAAGGACAAAGAAGAAAACATGGAGCAATACAAGAAAGTAAAGCAAGAAGATGGTCCACATGAGAAGGATTAA